The Daucus carota subsp. sativus chromosome 2, DH1 v3.0, whole genome shotgun sequence genome includes a window with the following:
- the LOC108207254 gene encoding replication protein A 70 kDa DNA-binding subunit C, producing the protein MQRRMFDHIQSLDKSRNNWKIKARLARFWATFSPETSAIKGFNLILLDDDNSHIHAYVYPDNWRTIDKEVVEGNVYVIENFQVRETIGKLKPVSTRLCIRLLSNTVIEPVEDDVMIPKHKFEFMDMGDLLFECQRLTENQNPEFAYDVIGVVEHFKKVKRVQTRYGERDQSRFIFTDGRYNASVYIKVLLNVFFSLKFKVTLWGDLASSVSERFKPDLEKPVIGILTSAKLSTFREEHQIGALPSTKIFFNPAIDSVVEFRERLIEEGYKPPEDADKGTSEPPVSLVIEQTSFRDLIENSITYRDMRTVIIKFVISKIEDEENWWFNSCVSCQAEVEKVDKKFKCPECKRSFGYSEKRFRIVVLADDSTLVTNIILLDRFVKRVAGTTVANILNEIKKDSSVTVLSTLFKTIIGKEVTVLIKLTDANVDGDSNLYNIVDLCDSATEEVAIVQASPSNTAPSFSMDGVVPGIELFQTPGSSQSVTKKIKMEGSKD; encoded by the exons ATGCAGAGACGGATGTTCGATCACATTCAGAGTCTAGACAAGTCAAGGAACAACTGGAAGATCAAAGCAAGGCTTGCACGTTTCTGGGCTACATTTTCCCCTGAAACTTCAGCAATTAAAGGATTCAACCTCATCCTTCTCGATGATGAT AATTCCCACATTCATGCGTATGTTTACCCGGACAACTGGAGAACTATTGACAAAGAGGTTGTTGAAGGAAATGTTTACGTCATTGAAAACTTTCAGGTCAGGGAAACCATTGGGAAGCTCAAGCCTGTGTCCACAAGGTTATGCATACGACTTCTGAGCAATACTGTTATTGAGCCTGTTGAAGATGATGTTATGATCCCAAAACACAAATTTGAGTTTATGGATATGGGAGACTTGCTTTTCGAGTGCCAACGTCTGACAGAGAATCAGAATCCTGAGTTTGCTTATg ATGTCATTGGTGTTGTTGAACACTTCAAGAAGGTTAAGAGAGTTCAGACTCGATATGGAGAGAGGGACCAATCACGCTTTATCTTCACTGATGGCAG GTATAATGCTTCAGTATATATTAAAGTTTTGTTAAACGTGTTCTTTAGTTTAAAATTCAAGGTCACTCTATGGGGTGATCTTGCCAGCTCTGTTAGTGAACGTTTCAAACCTGATCTTGAGAAACCTGTTATAGGCATTCTCACAAGTGCCAAGTTGTCAACCTTTAGGG AGGAGCACCAGATTGGAGCGTTGCCATCCACAAAGATTTTTTTCAACCCTGCTATTGACTCGGTTGTTGAATTTCGTGAAAG GTTAATCGAAGAGGGTTACAAGCCACCTGAGGATGCTGACAAAGGCACATCTGAGCCTCCTGTTAGTCTGGTGATTGAGCAGACGTCGTTCAGAGACCTTATTGAGAACTCTATCACTTATCGTGACATG AGAACTGTCATCATCAAGTTTGTCATCTCCAAGATTGAGGATGAGGAAAATTGGTGGTTTAATAGCTGTGTTTCATGCCAAGCTGAGGTTGAAAAAGTTGACAAAAAATTTAAGTGTCCGGAATGCAAGCGCAGTTTTGGATATTCAGAAAAGAG GTTTAGAATTGTTGTGCTGGCTGATGACTCCACCCTGGTGACTAATATCATTCTTCTGGATCGTTTTGTTAAGCGTGTAGCCGGTACAACAGTGGCTAATATCCTAAATGAGATTAAGAAG GATAGCTCTGTAACTGTTTTGTCCACTCTGTTCAAAACCATTATTGGGAAGGAGGTTACCGTATTGATTAAGCTCACTGATGCTAATGTTGATGGAGATAGCAATCTCTATAACATTGTGGATCTATGTGATTCTGCTACGGAGGAGGTTGCTATTGTCCAGGCTTCACCATCCAACACTGCTCCCTCTTTTTCAATGGATGGG GTGGTTCCTGGCATTGAGTTATTCCAGACCCCGGGATCATCTCAATCTGTCACAAAGAAAATCAAGATg GAGGGTTCCAAGGATTGA